In one window of Caballeronia sp. TF1N1 DNA:
- a CDS encoding CoA pyrophosphatase — protein sequence MPVLSTGAALPAIPPARLTPEGLRARFAQTLEWTQEAPEQRIKAIGGDPRVASVLVPLVVREGGLTVLLTQRADHLSDHAGQISFPGGRQEPEDADAAATALREAREEVGLGAEHCEVVGALPDYLTGTGFRVTPVVALVYPPFALKADTSEVADIFEVPLAFLMDSANHEVRVFQWEGGERRFFAMPYKPDEKTAPYFIWGATAGMLRNFYRFLAA from the coding sequence ATGCCCGTCCTCTCGACGGGCGCCGCGCTTCCCGCCATACCACCCGCGCGCCTTACGCCCGAAGGACTGCGAGCGCGTTTCGCACAGACGCTCGAATGGACGCAGGAAGCGCCCGAACAGCGCATCAAGGCCATCGGCGGCGATCCGCGCGTGGCTTCTGTTCTCGTGCCGCTCGTCGTGCGTGAAGGCGGTCTGACCGTGCTCCTGACTCAGCGGGCCGACCATCTTTCCGACCACGCGGGACAAATCAGCTTTCCCGGCGGCCGTCAGGAACCCGAGGACGCCGATGCCGCCGCCACCGCGCTACGCGAAGCACGCGAGGAAGTCGGCCTGGGCGCGGAGCATTGCGAAGTGGTCGGCGCGCTGCCGGACTATCTGACAGGCACCGGATTTCGCGTGACGCCTGTCGTTGCATTGGTCTATCCGCCGTTCGCGCTCAAAGCCGATACGAGCGAAGTCGCCGATATCTTCGAAGTGCCGCTCGCGTTTCTGATGGACTCGGCAAACCACGAAGTGCGCGTTTTCCAATGGGAAGGTGGCGAGCGTCGTTTTTTTGCCATGCCTTACAAACCCGATGAAAAGACGGCTCCGTATTTCATCTGGGGTGCAACGGCTGGCATGTTGCGCAATTTCTACCGCTTCCTCGCCGCCTGA
- the rplS gene encoding 50S ribosomal protein L19, protein MNLIEQLENEEIARVLGEKSIPDFGPGDTVIVNVNVVEGTRKRVQAYEGVVIAKRNRGLNSNFIVRKISSGEGVERTFQTYSPLLASIVVKRRGDVRRAKLYYLRERSGKSARIKEKLFTKDRTAAAAAE, encoded by the coding sequence ATGAATCTGATTGAGCAACTCGAGAACGAAGAGATCGCGCGCGTTTTGGGCGAAAAATCGATCCCCGACTTCGGTCCGGGCGACACGGTCATCGTCAACGTGAACGTCGTCGAAGGTACGCGCAAGCGCGTGCAGGCTTACGAAGGCGTCGTGATCGCCAAGCGTAATCGTGGCCTGAACTCGAACTTCATCGTCCGCAAGATTTCCTCGGGCGAAGGCGTTGAGCGTACGTTCCAGACCTACTCGCCGCTGCTGGCGAGCATCGTCGTGAAGCGTCGCGGCGACGTCCGTCGTGCGAAGCTGTACTACCTGCGCGAGCGCTCGGGCAAGTCGGCACGTATCAAGGAAAAGCTGTTCACGAAGGACCGTACCGCCGCAGCCGCTGCAGAGTAA
- the trmD gene encoding tRNA (guanosine(37)-N1)-methyltransferase TrmD encodes MQFDVVTLFPEMFRALTEWGITSRAVKQERFGLRTWNPRDFTTDNYRTVDDRPYGGGPGMVMLARPLEDAIAAAKAAQREQSIATTRVVMMSPQGAKLDHERVMRMAAEPGLVLLCGRYEAIDQRLIDREVDEEISLGDFVLSGGELPAMALMDAVVRQLPGVLNDAQSAVQDSFVDVLLDCPHYTRPEEYEGARVPDVLLGGHHKEIDAWRRREALRNTFTKRPDLIHRARKSRMLSRADEAWLADLAKTASKSE; translated from the coding sequence ATGCAGTTCGATGTCGTAACGCTCTTTCCCGAAATGTTCCGCGCGCTGACCGAGTGGGGCATTACCAGCCGGGCGGTGAAGCAGGAGCGGTTCGGTTTGCGTACGTGGAATCCGCGCGACTTCACCACGGACAATTACCGCACCGTCGACGATCGCCCGTACGGCGGCGGCCCCGGCATGGTCATGCTGGCACGTCCGCTAGAAGACGCGATCGCGGCAGCGAAAGCCGCGCAGCGCGAGCAAAGCATCGCGACGACGCGCGTCGTGATGATGTCGCCGCAAGGCGCCAAGCTCGATCACGAACGCGTGATGCGCATGGCCGCCGAGCCGGGCCTCGTGCTGTTGTGCGGTCGTTACGAAGCAATCGACCAGCGTCTGATCGATCGTGAAGTAGACGAAGAAATAAGCCTCGGCGACTTCGTGCTGTCAGGCGGCGAATTGCCCGCCATGGCGTTGATGGACGCCGTCGTGCGCCAGTTGCCCGGCGTGCTGAATGACGCGCAATCGGCGGTGCAGGACAGTTTCGTCGACGTACTTCTGGATTGTCCGCATTACACGCGTCCGGAAGAATACGAAGGCGCGCGCGTTCCCGATGTGCTGCTCGGCGGCCATCACAAGGAAATCGACGCCTGGCGCAGGCGCGAAGCATTACGCAACACATTCACGAAGCGGCCCGATCTGATTCACCGGGCGCGCAAAAGCAGGATGTTGAGCCGTGCCGACGAGGCATGGCTCGCAGATCTCGCGAAGACGGCGTCGAAGTCCGAATAG
- the rimM gene encoding ribosome maturation factor RimM (Essential for efficient processing of 16S rRNA): protein MPARDSESGNVAGNVSRPKPKQEENASTFGAFVRKPGARRVTADASGEGRSQEASAAVESVDGLPEDAVEIGFIADAYGLKGWIKIVPHANSKLGGDALLGAKNWWLVKGREFKSARCVQSKVHADTIVARLSGCDDRDAALLLKGHAVYIARSDFPKLDDEDEFYWVDLIGLDVENEAGVALGRVADMIDNGAHSILRIEYPSNDKDGKSVTEERLIPFVGVYVKTVNRAAKRIIVDWDADY, encoded by the coding sequence ATGCCCGCGCGTGATTCCGAATCCGGCAACGTCGCTGGCAATGTCAGTCGGCCGAAGCCGAAGCAAGAAGAAAATGCCAGCACGTTTGGCGCGTTCGTCCGGAAACCCGGCGCGCGTCGCGTGACGGCGGACGCTTCGGGCGAAGGCAGGTCGCAGGAAGCATCGGCGGCGGTCGAGTCGGTAGATGGTCTTCCGGAAGACGCGGTGGAAATCGGTTTTATCGCCGATGCCTACGGTCTGAAGGGCTGGATCAAGATCGTTCCGCACGCCAACAGCAAGCTGGGCGGCGACGCGCTGCTTGGCGCGAAGAACTGGTGGCTCGTCAAAGGCCGCGAGTTCAAGTCCGCGCGTTGTGTTCAGTCTAAAGTGCACGCGGATACCATCGTCGCGCGCCTGTCAGGCTGTGACGATCGCGACGCCGCATTGTTGCTGAAGGGTCACGCGGTCTACATCGCTCGCAGCGACTTCCCGAAGCTCGACGACGAAGACGAGTTCTACTGGGTCGATCTGATCGGCCTCGATGTCGAAAACGAAGCGGGCGTGGCGCTTGGCCGTGTCGCCGACATGATCGACAACGGCGCGCATTCCATTCTGCGGATCGAGTATCCGAGTAACGACAAGGATGGCAAGTCCGTCACCGAAGAGCGGCTCATTCCGTTCGTCGGTGTGTATGTGAAGACGGTAAATCGGGCGGCGAAACGCATCATCGTCGACTGGGACGCCGACTATTAA
- the rpsP gene encoding 30S ribosomal protein S16, with translation MVIIRLARGGSKKRPFYNIVATDSRSRRDGRFIERVGFYNPVATKGESLRIAQDRLTYWQGVGAQLSPTVERLVKQAQQAQPAA, from the coding sequence ATGGTCATCATCCGCTTGGCTCGTGGCGGCTCGAAGAAGCGCCCGTTTTACAACATCGTCGCAACCGATTCGCGTAGCCGCCGTGACGGCCGCTTCATCGAGCGCGTTGGTTTCTACAACCCGGTCGCGACCAAGGGCGAATCGCTGCGAATCGCTCAAGATCGTCTGACCTACTGGCAAGGCGTTGGCGCGCAACTGTCGCCGACCGTCGAGCGTCTGGTCAAGCAAGCTCAGCAAGCTCAACCGGCTGCTTAA
- a CDS encoding TM2 domain-containing protein: MTSSSVATETGPKPAGNQNCPYFRSKTLTAALAFFFGSIGLHRFYLYGMRDKWGWAHIVGIVLGAVGYLLLAATERTSILGWVLAFPGAVSLLAAFLSAIVYGLRPDAKWDAQFNAHTNRQSDSGWTVIFIVIFSLLFGAFLLMTGLALTFQTYFESQVEAAKTLSQ; the protein is encoded by the coding sequence ATGACTTCTTCGTCCGTCGCTACCGAGACCGGCCCGAAACCGGCCGGCAACCAGAATTGCCCGTATTTCCGCTCGAAGACGCTCACGGCGGCGCTCGCGTTTTTCTTTGGCAGTATTGGACTGCACCGTTTCTATCTGTATGGAATGCGCGACAAATGGGGCTGGGCGCATATCGTCGGCATCGTGTTGGGCGCGGTGGGTTATCTGTTGCTCGCGGCGACGGAGCGGACTTCGATTCTGGGCTGGGTGCTGGCGTTTCCCGGCGCGGTATCGCTGCTGGCGGCGTTTCTTTCCGCGATCGTCTATGGTCTTCGACCCGACGCCAAGTGGGACGCGCAATTCAACGCGCATACCAACCGGCAAAGCGATTCGGGCTGGACGGTCATCTTCATCGTCATTTTTTCATTGCTGTTCGGCGCGTTCTTGCTGATGACCGGCCTCGCGCTGACGTTCCAGACTTATTTCGAAAGCCAGGTGGAAGCTGCGAAGACACTGTCGCAGTAG
- a CDS encoding PA0069 family radical SAM protein translates to MPTPDREFPVAPPAPLKGRGAVTNMQGRYEKDARERVDDGWLHETDGDDEGAPPLRTQVFEERAKSILTHNNSPDIPFSVSLNPYRGCEHGCIYCFARPTHSYLGLSPGLDFESRIYAKVNAAELLRREIGKPKYEPESIALGVNTDAYQPVERDLKITRSVIQVLHDCGHPFAAITKSSLIERDIDLLAPMAERGQVMAAITVTTLDADIARTLEPRAATPARRLRTIRTLAEAGIPVGVSIAPVIPFVTEPDLERVLEACAEAGAKTASYIVLRLPWEVAPLFKDWLAAHFPDRADRVMSRVRDMRGGKDYDADFAKRMKGEGLWADMLKQRFQQATKRLGLNARQRGILDMSDFKPPAFVKPVPDKGQLDLF, encoded by the coding sequence ATGCCGACACCCGACCGTGAATTTCCTGTCGCGCCGCCCGCGCCGCTGAAAGGGCGCGGCGCGGTGACGAACATGCAGGGACGCTACGAGAAAGACGCGCGCGAACGCGTGGACGACGGCTGGCTACACGAAACGGACGGTGACGACGAGGGCGCGCCGCCGCTTCGCACACAGGTGTTCGAAGAACGCGCAAAGAGCATTCTGACGCACAACAATTCGCCCGACATACCGTTTAGCGTGTCGCTCAATCCGTATCGCGGGTGCGAACACGGCTGTATCTACTGCTTCGCGCGTCCGACGCATAGTTATCTTGGCCTGTCGCCGGGACTCGATTTCGAAAGCCGCATTTACGCCAAGGTCAACGCCGCCGAACTTCTCAGGCGCGAGATCGGAAAGCCGAAGTACGAGCCGGAATCCATTGCGCTCGGCGTGAATACGGACGCCTATCAGCCCGTCGAGCGCGATCTCAAGATCACGCGCAGCGTCATTCAGGTGCTGCACGATTGCGGTCATCCGTTCGCGGCGATCACGAAGTCGTCGCTGATCGAACGCGATATCGATTTGCTGGCGCCCATGGCGGAGCGCGGGCAGGTCATGGCGGCCATCACCGTGACTACGCTCGATGCAGACATCGCCCGCACGCTCGAACCGCGCGCGGCCACCCCCGCGCGGCGTCTGCGCACGATCCGCACGCTCGCCGAGGCGGGCATTCCGGTGGGCGTGAGTATCGCGCCGGTTATTCCGTTCGTCACGGAGCCGGATCTGGAGCGGGTGCTCGAAGCGTGTGCGGAAGCGGGCGCGAAGACCGCCAGCTACATCGTGTTGCGCCTGCCATGGGAAGTGGCGCCGCTTTTCAAGGATTGGCTCGCGGCGCATTTTCCCGATCGCGCCGACCGCGTGATGAGCCGCGTACGCGACATGCGCGGCGGCAAGGACTACGACGCGGACTTTGCCAAACGCATGAAGGGCGAAGGATTATGGGCGGACATGCTGAAGCAGCGCTTTCAACAAGCAACCAAGCGTCTGGGATTGAACGCCCGGCAGCGCGGCATTCTCGACATGTCGGACTTCAAGCCACCCGCGTTCGTCAAACCGGTGCCAGACAAAGGCCAGCTCGACTTGTTCTAA
- a CDS encoding Lrp/AsnC ligand binding domain-containing protein — protein MRTQRNPVRALDKLDHKILNILQADGRIAMKDLAERVGLSVTPCIERVKRMERDAVITGYYARVNPAQLGAALLVFVEITLDHKSGNMFEQFRREVQRIPEVLECHLVSGDFDYLIKARIGEMADYRKLLGDILLQLPGAVQSKSYVVMEEIKETLMIPVDV, from the coding sequence ATGAGAACACAGCGAAATCCGGTGCGCGCGCTCGATAAGCTCGATCACAAGATCCTGAACATTCTTCAAGCGGATGGCCGCATCGCGATGAAGGACCTTGCGGAGCGCGTCGGGCTGTCCGTCACGCCTTGTATCGAAAGGGTGAAGCGCATGGAACGGGACGCCGTGATCACGGGCTATTACGCGCGTGTTAATCCGGCTCAACTCGGCGCGGCGCTGCTAGTGTTCGTCGAGATCACGCTGGATCACAAGAGCGGCAATATGTTCGAGCAGTTTCGCCGCGAGGTGCAGCGCATTCCGGAAGTGCTCGAATGCCACCTCGTTTCCGGCGATTTCGACTATCTGATCAAGGCGCGGATCGGCGAAATGGCCGACTACCGCAAGCTTCTTGGCGACATCCTTCTGCAACTGCCGGGCGCGGTGCAGTCGAAAAGTTATGTGGTAATGGAGGAAATCAAGGAAACGCTGATGATCCCGGTGGACGTGTGA
- a CDS encoding D-amino acid dehydrogenase, whose protein sequence is MRIVILGSGVVGVTSAYYLARAGHEVTVIDREAGPALETSFANAGQISPGYASPWAAPGVPLKAVKWMFEKHAPLAIRLDGTMTQLQWMWQMLRNCTQDRYMVNKGRMVRLAEYSRDCLQALRADTDIHYEGRTGGTLQLFRTQAQLDGAAKDIAVLKDANVPFELLSLAELAKAEPALAAVSHKLTGGLRLPNDETGDCQMFTTRLAAMAEALGVKFRYNTPIDALAMSQGRIAGVQCGKELVTGDSYVVALGSYSPKLLGDLVKIPVYPLKGYSLTAPIVDAARAPVSTVLDETYKIAITRFDDRIRVGGMAEIVGYDKSLKQARRETLEMCVNDLFPGGGDTASAKFWTGLRPMTPDGTPIVGRTPVPNLYLNTGHGTLGWTMSCGSGQLLADLMSGKQPAIRADDLSVHRYMGEVGVKTRPAYA, encoded by the coding sequence ATGCGTATCGTTATTCTCGGAAGCGGCGTCGTCGGCGTAACCAGTGCTTACTATCTGGCGCGGGCGGGTCACGAAGTCACGGTCATCGACCGCGAAGCCGGCCCCGCGCTCGAAACGAGTTTCGCCAACGCCGGGCAAATTTCGCCGGGCTACGCGTCGCCGTGGGCCGCGCCGGGCGTGCCGCTCAAGGCCGTCAAATGGATGTTCGAGAAGCACGCGCCGCTTGCCATCCGTCTCGATGGCACGATGACTCAGCTTCAATGGATGTGGCAAATGCTGCGTAACTGCACGCAAGATCGCTACATGGTCAACAAGGGCCGCATGGTGCGCCTCGCCGAATACAGCCGCGATTGCCTGCAAGCCTTGCGCGCGGATACAGACATTCACTACGAAGGCCGCACCGGCGGCACGCTGCAACTCTTCCGCACGCAGGCGCAACTGGACGGCGCGGCGAAGGACATCGCGGTGTTGAAAGACGCGAACGTTCCGTTCGAATTGCTCTCATTGGCCGAACTCGCGAAGGCAGAACCGGCGCTGGCAGCGGTATCGCACAAACTGACGGGCGGCTTGCGCCTGCCGAACGACGAAACCGGCGATTGCCAGATGTTCACCACGCGCCTCGCCGCCATGGCCGAAGCGTTGGGCGTCAAGTTCCGCTACAACACGCCAATCGACGCACTTGCCATGAGCCAGGGCCGGATTGCCGGCGTGCAATGCGGCAAGGAACTGGTGACAGGTGACTCCTACGTCGTCGCGCTCGGTTCATATTCGCCTAAGTTGCTCGGCGATCTCGTCAAGATTCCGGTTTATCCGCTCAAGGGTTATTCGCTCACCGCGCCCATTGTCGATGCGGCCCGCGCGCCTGTTTCGACCGTGCTCGACGAGACGTACAAGATCGCGATCACGCGTTTCGACGACCGCATTCGCGTGGGCGGCATGGCGGAGATCGTCGGCTACGACAAGTCGTTGAAGCAGGCGCGCCGCGAGACGCTGGAAATGTGCGTGAACGACCTGTTCCCCGGCGGTGGCGATACGGCCAGCGCCAAGTTCTGGACTGGCCTGCGCCCGATGACGCCGGACGGCACGCCGATCGTTGGCCGCACGCCGGTGCCGAATCTGTATCTGAATACCGGACACGGCACGCTCGGCTGGACGATGTCGTGCGGCTCCGGCCAGTTGCTCGCCGACCTGATGTCCGGCAAGCAACCCGCGATTCGGGCCGACGATTTGTCGGTGCATCGTTATATGGGCGAAGTCGGTGTGAAGACGCGTCCCGCTTATGCTTGA